The sequence GCGGTGCTGGCACTGCTGGCGGTGGCAGCGGCCCAGGCGCTGCAGTGGCTGCCTGCGCCGTTGCTGCTGGCGGCATCGCTGCTGGCCGTGCTGCTGTTCGCCCTCGGCGCTGAACTCTCCGGGCTGCCCCTGCAGCGGCGACTGCTGCGCCAGCCGGGCAGCTCGATCGAGCAGCTGCGGCGCGGCTCCGACCTGGGCTCCCTGGTGGGCTATCTGCTCACGGCCCTGCTGTTCCCGGCAGCCCTGCAGTTCGGGCCGGCCCTGCTGCTGTTGCTGCCACTGGGGCTGCTGCTGGCCGTGCGGGGCCGGGGCAGGGGCCCCGCGGTCGCCGAGGGTGAGCTCCCGAAGGCTCCGGCTCAGACCATCCCCTTCAGCCGGCTCTGCGCACTGCAGGGCCTGCTCTTCGGGGGTCTGTTCGCCCTGTTACCCCTGTGGGTGCGGGCGGTGGGCGAGGGCGACTGCTTTGATTTCGCCATGCTGCTGGCGGCCTACGGGCTCGGCCGGGGCTTGACGGGACTGCTGCCGCCCCTGAACGGGCCGCTGCGCTATGGCCTGATGGCGGTCCTGCTGGGGACGTCCCAGCTGGTTCCGGGCTGGAGCGCGGTGCTGCTGTTCCTGCCCCTGGGGGGGCTGGCCGCGGCCAGTGATGCCGCCCTGGTGGGAGCCCTGGGCCCCCTGGGAGACGCCCCCCTGCGCTGGACGGTGCTGCAGCGCTCCGGGGCGGTGGGCGGCCTGGCCGGCAGCCTCGGCATGGGTCTGCTGAGCCAGCTGCTCGGCCTCGGCCTGGCCCTGCCGCTGCAGCTGCTGGCCTTCGCGGCGCTGGCCTGGCCCCTGGGCCGCTGCCGCTGATCCCGTTGATCCCGCCGATCCCACTTTCACGCTGATGCCGCTGCTGCTGGTGTTGCAGGTGCTCACGGCCGCCCTGCTCGATCGCGGCCTGGGCGATCCCCAGCGCTGGCTCCATCCGGTGCAGGTGATGGGCTGGGGCATTGCCCGGCTGCGACGGCTGGCCGAGGGCTGGGCCGCCGGCCGCCCCGGCCGGCTGCGCCTGGCCGGGGCGGCGATCACGCTGCTGGTGGTGGGGCTCAGCGGTGCTGCCGGCTGGCTGCTGGAGCGCTGGGCGGCCCAGAGCGCCCTGGGGGTGGCGGTGCTGGTGGTGGGGCTGGCCAGCGCCCTGGCCGGCCGCAGCCTCGACGACGCCGTGAACGGGGTGCTGGCGCTGCTGCCGGCGGCGGATCCGGAGCCGGCCCGGCGGCAGCTGGGGCGCATCGTGGGCCGCGACACCGACCAGCTCAGCAGGGAGGAGATCCTGCGCGCCCTGGCAGAAACCGCCAGTGAGAACGCCGTGGACGGCCTGTTCGCTCCCCTGTTCTGGATGCTGGCCGGGGCGGTTCTGAGCCCGTTGGCACCGGGCCTGCCTGGTCCTCTGGCCCTGGGCTGGAGCTTCAAGGCGGCCAGCACCCTCGATTCGATGCTGGGCTACCGCCGCGGCAGCCTGGCCTGGCTGGGCACGGCCGGAGCCCGGCTCGACGACCTGCTGGTGTGGCTGCCCTGCCGCCTGGTGGCCGTGAGCCTGCCGCTCGCCGCCGGCCAGGGGCTGGCGGGAGCCTGGCGGGGGCTGGAGCTCGCCCTGCGGGATGGAGCGCCCGATCCCTCGCCGAATGCGGGGGTGTCCCAGGCGGCCTATGCCCACGCCGTGGGGGTGCAGCTGGGGGGCAGCAACCGCTATGGCGGCTGCCTGCGCCGCAAACCGCTGCTGGCGCAGGGCCGGCCGGCAGCGGATGCCGCTGCTGTGCGGCGCATGCTGCGGCTGTCGCTGCGGCTGCAAGCGCTCTGGCTGGCCGCAGCCCTTCTGGTGGCGGGGCTGCCGCCTTTCATCACGAAAGCTCTCAGCTGATTGCCCGGATGGACGGATCCTGCCGAAGCTGCGGGCACGTCCCAGGGCCCATGCCGATTCGCGACCTCCTTGAAGAAGCCCTCCAGGAGCCGGACATCGGGACCACAGCCTGCTTCCGGTGGCATGCCACACCCGTGGGCATCGCCGCGCTCTGGCATGCCGGCACCGCACCCTCGGCCCCGCCCTATGAGGACGCCCTCAAGGAGGCCTTGCAGGTGGGGCTCGACCTCAGCCGCGAGGAGCGGGAATTTCACCAGATCAGCTCAGGACTGGTGCTGCTGTTTCATTCCTGAGGCAGCGGCGGTGGCAGGCGGCGAGACCGGAGCCGGAACGCCGAACACCGGTGTCCATTCGTGCAGGGTCCAGCTCACACATCCCTGCTCGATCAGGGGATCGTGGCGCACCAGCCGGGAGGCCTGATCCCACGACCCGGCCCAGAACAGCAGCATGCCGCCGGCACCCTCAGCACCACGGCGGTCGGCCCAGTAGCCACTCACGGGGCGATGGCCCTGGGCTTCGAGCTCAGCCAACCAGGCCAGATGCAACGGCACCACCGCATCGAAGTGGGCCTTGTCCACCAGACCCTCCTCCAGCTTCACAAACCAGGGCATCGCTCCGCCCACCTGCGACTTCGGGCACTCTGCTACCCCTGAGCCCCAGCGGAGGCGTCACTCCACACTCGCCTGGCTGCGCAGACCTTCCAGCAGATCGGCCAGCAGAGACGTCATCTCAACGGGCAAGGGCACGGCGGGTTCAGCATTGGCGGCCAGCACCACCACCGCGCAGGTGTCCATCAGCCTGGAGGCCTCCTGGGCACTGAGGGACATCAGAAACTGACCGTCGTACTGGGTGATGCGCATCGCCCTCGACGAGCAACCTGGCCATCCAGACGCTAGGGCGTTCAGCAGGAGGCCGCCACGAAAGCGGCGACCCACCAGAGCCCACCCTGGAGTAGGCCTGATCCTGAGAAAGCCCGTTCACGCTCTGTAATACAATCTTTCACGAAGACGTTCCTCTGGGCGGGCACCCTCTTGGGTACCGCCTTTTTTCTTGCCTGGTCCTGGGGCGCCGTTGGGCACGCCCAGCGGTGCTGGCTCAGGGGGTTGGTGGGGCTGGCTTGAACAGCAGCAGCTTGCGCCCCTGTCCGTCCTGGAGCAGCAGGTTGCGCTTGTCGATGCTCCAGCGGCGCACCTGGCCCAGCGCCTCCATGTAGCGCTGCTCCATGGCCATCAGCGCAGCTGGGCAGGCCATCTTGGTGCTGGCCAGCTCGGAAAAGCGGAGTTGTTCGCCCTCGAGCTGGAAGCCGCCGATGAGCCGGTTGCAGCCGCCGCTGCCACTCACCCGGTCGGCGTCGGCATCGAGCCGCAGCTCAGGGCCATCCCCATCCTGCAGGGCCTGCAGCCTCCAGAGCGTGCCCCTCAGGCTGGGCCCGGGCGCTGGGGCAGCCGAAGGCATGGCGGCGCCATCGGTCTTCGGGCAGCCCTCGCCGGGGTGCACCCCCACGAAACGCTCCACCACCAGGGTGCGCCGCAGCCCCTGACCGGGCTCGGCGGAGGGGCGCTGGCTGATCAGTCCCTCCAGATTCACCAGCAGCGGCTGGCCGGCCGATCCCGCCGCCTGGGCCCCCAGGTAGGCCCGCTCCAGCGCCAGATAGTCGGCCTCCATCGACACCGGCAGGCGCGCGCCGGTGGCACAGAGCCGGATGCTGGCGGCATCGGCCAGGTAGCGGAACATCCCCTGCAGATGGAGGCGGGGCTCAATCGGCTCCGCTGCCGGCAGCCGCATCAGGCGATCGTTCAGGGATGAGCGGATCGGCTCACCCTGCAGGTCGAGCTTGCGCAGGGCGGCACCGCCGTCGATGGGTTGCAGCAGCACGGGTGCTTCCCGGCCGCCCCGCAGCACCAGGCGAGGCCCCTGCGGCTCCAGGCGCCAGCGGCCGATGTCATCAAAGCTGTTGGGGGCAGGGCGATCCAGAAAAGTCTGGCGCAGCTGGAAGCTGCCATCGCTGAACAGGTCCACCTGCCAGCGGCTGCGGCCGCTGGCGGCGGGCAGTTCGCCGCGCCAGCTGGCCGGCAGACGGCCGAGGGCTGCCTGCGCGGATGGCTGGCGGCCCGTGGGGCTCAGATCACCCTCGCTGTAGGGGATGGAGAAACGAAAAGGCGGCTGGCCGGCGGGCTCCAGGCGCACCTGGCCCAGCGGAGTGGCGGGGGCATCGACCCGGGCGATGTCCTCGATCACCACCTCAAACACCGCATCGGGAGGCAGGGCGATCCGCTCCCGGTCACTGCCCGTGCCCGAGAGCGTGCCGGCCTGGGCGGGGGCCTGCAGCACCAGCGCCGCCGTGAGGATCCCTCCAACCAGGCAAACAGGGCTGTGATGCTTCATGGCCAGGCTGATGGACAACGGGGTCTCGGAGCGGGGCCTGGAAGTCGGGTGGGAAACGGAGAGGGTGGGATTCGAACCCACGGAAGGTTGCCCTTCAAACGATTTCGAGTCGTTCGCTTTCGACCACTCAGCCACCTCTCCAGCCAGGAGCCCGAAGCTCCGGCCACGACTTTACGGACCGCTCAGCCCCAGCCCTGCTGCAGCCAGCCCCGCGGGCCGCTGGCGCTCCAGCCCGGCGGGGCATCGGCCGGCCCGCCGCCGCTCAGCCAGATGGCTCCGCGGCTGGCGGCGGTCACGGCCTGGCGCTCGGGCCGCCGCGGCAGCACCCCCAGCCAGATGCCGTCCCAAGCCTTGGCTTCGGTGGCCCGCCAGGCCCTGAGGGCCTGGCGGTCGGGTAGCAGCAGCCAGCGCCGCTGCCCCAGCACGAGGCTGATGGCCCGGCTGTCGGCGCTGAGGGGCTCGGCCACCAGCCCTGGGCTGCCCAGCCACTGGCCAGGCTGCAGCGGCAGGCTGCCATCGGCACTGGCCAGCACCAGCCCCGCCTGGGCCTGCCAGCAGGCGGGCTCGGCCGGGGCCACGGGATCCAGCAGCAGAGCCCAGTCCAGGCGGGGGATGCCGAAACCGGTGGCGAGC is a genomic window of Cyanobium sp. NS01 containing:
- a CDS encoding YciI family protein; translation: MPWFVKLEEGLVDKAHFDAVVPLHLAWLAELEAQGHRPVSGYWADRRGAEGAGGMLLFWAGSWDQASRLVRHDPLIEQGCVSWTLHEWTPVFGVPAPVSPPATAAASGMKQQHQS
- the cbiB gene encoding adenosylcobinamide-phosphate synthase CbiB; translated protein: MPLLLVLQVLTAALLDRGLGDPQRWLHPVQVMGWGIARLRRLAEGWAAGRPGRLRLAGAAITLLVVGLSGAAGWLLERWAAQSALGVAVLVVGLASALAGRSLDDAVNGVLALLPAADPEPARRQLGRIVGRDTDQLSREEILRALAETASENAVDGLFAPLFWMLAGAVLSPLAPGLPGPLALGWSFKAASTLDSMLGYRRGSLAWLGTAGARLDDLLVWLPCRLVAVSLPLAAGQGLAGAWRGLELALRDGAPDPSPNAGVSQAAYAHAVGVQLGGSNRYGGCLRRKPLLAQGRPAADAAAVRRMLRLSLRLQALWLAAALLVAGLPPFITKALS
- a CDS encoding META domain-containing protein; this translates as MGSNPTLSVSHPTSRPRSETPLSISLAMKHHSPVCLVGGILTAALVLQAPAQAGTLSGTGSDRERIALPPDAVFEVVIEDIARVDAPATPLGQVRLEPAGQPPFRFSIPYSEGDLSPTGRQPSAQAALGRLPASWRGELPAASGRSRWQVDLFSDGSFQLRQTFLDRPAPNSFDDIGRWRLEPQGPRLVLRGGREAPVLLQPIDGGAALRKLDLQGEPIRSSLNDRLMRLPAAEPIEPRLHLQGMFRYLADAASIRLCATGARLPVSMEADYLALERAYLGAQAAGSAGQPLLVNLEGLISQRPSAEPGQGLRRTLVVERFVGVHPGEGCPKTDGAAMPSAAPAPGPSLRGTLWRLQALQDGDGPELRLDADADRVSGSGGCNRLIGGFQLEGEQLRFSELASTKMACPAALMAMEQRYMEALGQVRRWSIDKRNLLLQDGQGRKLLLFKPAPPTP